Part of the Streptomyces europaeiscabiei genome is shown below.
GATTAAGTCTGTCTTCACAATGTAATGTCGGGCACTGTACAAATGAATTGGCAATAGCCGATACTTTGCCCAAATAACAGCCGGACAGCCGACATCTTCCCGACGTCAGGGCACGTCGACGGAGAGATGTCGCACGAAGGGACCGATATTCGTGGCGCAGCGTGTCGTGGTCACTCTCTCCGACGACATCGACGGCTCGGAAGCGGCGGAGACGATCGCCTTCGGACTCGACGGCAAGTCGTACGAGATCGACCTGAACGAAGCCAATGCCAAGAAACTGCGTAAGGCGCTCGCGCCCTACGTCGACGCCGGCCGCAAGCGGTCGAGGTCGGGCCAGACGTACAAGCAGACCCAGGTCGCCCCGGACCCGGCGGCCGTCCGCGCCTGGGCCCAGGCCAACAAGCTGGACGTCCCCGCACGCGGCCGGATCCCCAAGAGGGTCTACGAGGCGTTCGCCGAGGCCCAGTAGGCGCGCTTCCGTCGGCCGGTCCTCAGGGTTCGTCAGCGGGCTTCCGGGGTGGCCGACTTGGACCCGATCTGGACCCCGGGGACAACCGACTTGCGTTGCCCCCGGGCGGATCGGCTAGAGTCTGGAGCACGCCGAGGGGCAAGGCCGAAAGGCCCGGCTCACC
Proteins encoded:
- a CDS encoding histone-like nucleoid-structuring protein Lsr2; protein product: MAQRVVVTLSDDIDGSEAAETIAFGLDGKSYEIDLNEANAKKLRKALAPYVDAGRKRSRSGQTYKQTQVAPDPAAVRAWAQANKLDVPARGRIPKRVYEAFAEAQ